Proteins found in one ANME-2 cluster archaeon genomic segment:
- a CDS encoding Fic family protein — MGRKPYRVEINYPKNRKPQYYLVKDVKVKGKKRKIRKYLGIIPPTAEDIEKYRKEYAYEIELKAALKKAELSCTFYSSDYLSIEQMKTIEEIRYIYKTFTSLLTTNEIEAYERNFDVHYIQGTTSIEGNTLSLKEASDLLIHGIAPKEKTLREINEVQNFRNVKEYRDKYRGKVTLDFIKMLHSLIMNNIDFESAGVFRRTDIIGILGCEHRVTPSILIEDELQQIIDKYYSRLDEGRYPFEESVLFHYEFEMTHPFADGNGRVGREIINYMLTKAEYPKLLFSGKDRDIYIKSLQLANQGRYMDMVKIFMNLVASQRYEIMKDNLEKVVNPPQKTGQIRLTDFES; from the coding sequence ATGGGTCGAAAACCATACCGAGTTGAAATAAATTATCCAAAAAATCGGAAACCTCAATATTACCTTGTTAAAGATGTAAAGGTAAAAGGTAAAAAAAGAAAAATAAGGAAATATTTAGGAATAATACCTCCTACGGCAGAGGACATTGAGAAGTATCGTAAGGAATACGCTTATGAGATTGAATTAAAAGCAGCATTGAAAAAAGCAGAATTAAGTTGTACATTTTATTCATCAGATTATTTATCTATAGAACAAATGAAAACAATTGAAGAAATTCGATATATATATAAAACATTTACGAGTTTACTCACCACCAATGAAATAGAAGCTTATGAACGAAATTTTGATGTTCATTATATTCAAGGTACAACTTCAATAGAAGGAAATACACTATCTTTAAAAGAAGCTTCTGATTTACTCATACATGGCATTGCCCCCAAAGAAAAAACTTTGAGGGAAATAAACGAAGTGCAAAATTTCAGAAATGTAAAAGAATACCGTGATAAATACCGAGGAAAAGTAACTTTAGACTTTATAAAAATGCTGCATTCTTTGATTATGAATAACATAGATTTTGAGTCTGCAGGAGTTTTTAGAAGGACTGATATTATTGGTATATTAGGTTGCGAACATCGAGTAACTCCATCAATTTTAATTGAAGATGAACTCCAACAAATCATAGATAAATATTATTCAAGACTTGATGAAGGAAGATACCCATTCGAAGAATCTGTTTTGTTTCATTATGAATTTGAAATGACACATCCTTTTGCGGATGGCAATGGAAGAGTTGGAAGAGAAATTATTAATTATATGCTTACAAAAGCTGAATACCCAAAGTTACTCTTCTCAGGTAAGGATAGAGATATTTATATCAAATCTCTTCAACTAGCCAATCAAGGTAGATATATGGATATGGTCAAGATATTTATGAATTTGGTAGCATCACAACGATATGAAATAATGAAAGATAATTTAGAAAAGGTTGTCAATCCACCACAAAAAACAGGTCAAATCAGGCTAACAGATTTTGAATCGTGA
- a CDS encoding tRNA uridine(34) 5-carboxymethylaminomethyl modification radical SAM/GNAT enzyme Elp3, with amino-acid sequence MPGNLHLACRELILQIILGNIDSELDLNRHKKTVSAKYKFNGLPSNAEILARALPVEYGKVIEILQLKPVRTISGVAVIAVMTSPAPCPHGVCLPCPGGPDSEYISPQSYMGQEPAAKRGIRYDFDPYLQVAGRLEQLTQIGHPVDKAELIVMGGSFTSRSLCYQEWFVRRCIEAMNDFTVRPDAGKFKYIEDVQAENERAVVRNVGITFETRPDWATRDEVDQMLHLGGTKVEIGVQSTYDFILGRINRGHGVYETELANRVLRDSGFKVGFHMMPGLPGSSSDMDLRMFGRLFEDEKFMPDYLKIYPTLVTPGTGLHELWDAGGYRAQEVEEAVELVANIKALLPPWVRLQRVQRDIPAYQIQAGVTKSNLRQLAGERLAQQGGKCHCIRCREAGHKGLKGIKPGHVEMISRSYRSCGGDEHFISFEDTEHDVLVGFIRLRYPGAPHRPELEGAALVRELHVYGPLVGVGVKPQAREFQHRGYGEELLAEATKRAGQAGFSKLAVISGIGVRPYYRKLGFERDGPYMSRFI; translated from the coding sequence ATGCCTGGTAATCTACATTTAGCATGTAGGGAACTTATTCTTCAGATTATACTGGGAAATATCGATTCTGAACTGGATTTGAACAGACACAAAAAGACTGTGAGTGCAAAATATAAGTTTAATGGGTTGCCGAGCAATGCCGAAATCCTTGCCAGGGCCCTTCCTGTAGAATATGGTAAGGTCATTGAAATACTGCAGCTCAAACCTGTGAGGACCATATCGGGTGTGGCTGTAATAGCAGTGATGACTTCACCTGCACCTTGCCCACACGGCGTCTGCCTGCCATGTCCTGGTGGCCCTGATTCAGAATATATATCGCCCCAGAGCTATATGGGGCAGGAACCTGCTGCAAAAAGGGGCATACGGTATGACTTTGACCCCTACTTACAGGTTGCAGGGCGCCTGGAACAGCTTACACAGATAGGTCATCCTGTGGATAAAGCTGAACTTATTGTAATGGGCGGGAGTTTCACTTCCAGGAGCCTATGTTACCAGGAATGGTTTGTCAGGCGTTGCATTGAGGCTATGAATGATTTCACGGTACGGCCCGATGCTGGTAAGTTCAAATATATTGAAGACGTGCAGGCCGAAAATGAAAGGGCTGTAGTACGTAATGTTGGTATTACCTTTGAGACGCGCCCGGACTGGGCAACCAGGGATGAAGTGGACCAGATGCTGCACCTGGGAGGAACCAAGGTTGAGATCGGCGTGCAGAGTACCTATGATTTTATCCTGGGCAGGATCAACCGGGGGCACGGGGTCTATGAAACTGAACTGGCAAACAGGGTGCTGAGGGATTCTGGTTTCAAGGTTGGTTTTCATATGATGCCGGGCCTCCCGGGTTCATCTTCGGATATGGACCTTCGGATGTTTGGGAGATTGTTTGAGGATGAGAAGTTCATGCCAGATTACCTGAAGATTTATCCCACGCTGGTCACGCCGGGGACCGGATTGCATGAACTGTGGGATGCGGGTGGCTACCGTGCCCAGGAAGTTGAGGAGGCGGTTGAACTGGTCGCAAATATTAAAGCCCTGCTGCCTCCCTGGGTCAGGCTGCAGCGGGTGCAGCGTGATATACCTGCATACCAGATCCAGGCAGGCGTGACAAAAAGCAACTTAAGACAACTGGCAGGGGAAAGACTTGCACAACAGGGAGGGAAATGCCATTGTATCCGGTGCCGTGAGGCAGGTCATAAGGGTCTTAAGGGTATCAAGCCCGGACATGTGGAGATGATATCCCGCTCATATCGTTCATGCGGCGGTGATGAGCATTTCATCTCATTTGAGGATACTGAACATGATGTACTGGTAGGGTTTATAAGGTTGAGGTATCCTGGTGCCCCGCACAGGCCTGAGCTTGAGGGTGCGGCCCTGGTGCGGGAACTCCATGTTTACGGGCCGCTGGTGGGTGTGGGGGTAAAACCGCAGGCAAGGGAATTTCAGCATAGGGGATACGGGGAAGAATTACTGGCAGAAGCTACAAAAAGGGCCGGGCAGGCAGGTTTTAGTAAGCTTGCTGTTATTAGCGGGATAGGTGTGAGACCCTACTACCGGAAACTGGGCTTTGAGCGGGACGGACCCTATATGTCCAGGTTCATATAG
- a CDS encoding type II/IV secretion system ATPase subunit yields MSDNQSVINDAADIDKKNDSQEPESLESDESEQTNSVDGTSKINEKDETTETPVGKSHDSEEVPDETSGEEKTDDEEVDKGPKIRDLTEKIGESEKLLTDLIIPGGDKLDIETLRTRLGDSRVLEHRRVMLPESVESVWEKTLMEITQVEEEVVAKPEVEEEIIEKPKFIQRIINHFKPERIVLEDYDPEKHGALVELTLDDDYSLEEVELYPVNEPYSYVRISYNPGTHTYLYEVLEPEMEPGEKELFAEIKTRLTETLDVSLNELEENGAKKYLKDKVYDILWDYQIKIDTVSFTKILYHIYREFMGYGNIDPMMHDPYLEDVSCDGPYTPLYVYHRKYESIETNTTFDDENNLDAFVVRIAQICGRHISIADPLLDATMPDGSRIQLTLGREVTTRGSSFTIRKFKESPLTPPDLIDYHTYSTSTIAYLWLAAENNKNIIFAGGTASGKTSSMNAISLFIPPETKIVSIEDTRELNLPHPNWIAGVTRQTFTGGETGSIDMYDLLRAALRQRPEYMLVGEVRGAEAYVLFQAMSTGHTTFSTLHADSVQSVVHRLENPPINVPRIMLQALDMIIIQVQVRIGEQRVRRAKSITEIVGVDPRTGELLTNEVFTWLASKDEFTYSGRSYVLESVMHSRGWDDARIKEELKKRQEILEWARMKNVKHYEDVAKIVVTYYREPETLMEIVRKELYGS; encoded by the coding sequence ATGAGTGATAATCAATCAGTAATCAATGATGCCGCGGATATTGATAAGAAAAATGACAGCCAAGAGCCAGAATCCTTAGAATCGGATGAGAGCGAACAAACAAATTCTGTTGATGGAACATCCAAGATAAATGAAAAGGATGAAACAACAGAAACACCTGTTGGTAAGTCGCATGATTCTGAAGAAGTACCAGATGAAACGTCAGGTGAAGAAAAAACTGATGACGAAGAAGTTGATAAGGGGCCCAAAATAAGGGATTTAACAGAAAAAATTGGTGAATCAGAGAAATTGTTGACAGACCTGATCATACCCGGTGGCGATAAACTGGACATTGAGACGCTGAGAACCCGTCTTGGCGACAGCCGTGTCCTTGAACACAGGAGGGTAATGCTGCCCGAATCTGTTGAATCGGTCTGGGAAAAGACCCTGATGGAAATCACCCAGGTAGAGGAAGAAGTGGTTGCCAAACCTGAGGTAGAAGAAGAAATTATTGAAAAACCAAAATTTATCCAGCGTATTATCAATCATTTCAAGCCAGAAAGAATCGTCCTTGAAGATTATGATCCTGAAAAACACGGTGCTCTGGTCGAACTCACATTAGATGATGATTATTCTCTCGAGGAAGTTGAACTTTATCCTGTAAATGAACCTTATTCATATGTCAGAATTTCATATAATCCAGGTACTCATACTTATCTTTATGAGGTACTTGAACCTGAAATGGAGCCGGGAGAAAAAGAACTGTTTGCAGAAATAAAAACAAGGCTCACGGAAACACTTGATGTTAGCTTAAATGAGCTTGAAGAAAACGGTGCAAAAAAATACCTGAAGGATAAAGTATATGATATTTTATGGGATTACCAGATAAAAATCGACACGGTGTCCTTTACAAAGATTTTATATCATATCTACAGAGAATTCATGGGATATGGAAATATAGATCCCATGATGCATGATCCATACCTTGAGGATGTTTCCTGTGATGGGCCTTATACACCATTGTACGTGTACCACAGGAAGTACGAATCAATAGAAACAAACACTACTTTTGATGATGAGAACAACCTTGATGCCTTTGTTGTGCGCATCGCGCAGATTTGCGGAAGGCACATCTCCATAGCAGATCCACTACTCGATGCTACAATGCCAGACGGTTCAAGGATACAACTGACCCTTGGAAGAGAAGTAACAACCAGGGGAAGTTCCTTTACTATAAGGAAATTCAAGGAAAGCCCGCTGACCCCGCCAGACCTCATCGACTACCATACCTACTCAACTTCAACAATAGCATACCTTTGGCTGGCTGCTGAAAATAACAAGAACATAATTTTTGCAGGAGGTACCGCATCCGGGAAGACCTCTTCCATGAATGCAATATCGTTGTTTATCCCACCCGAGACTAAGATCGTATCAATTGAAGATACCAGGGAGTTGAACCTTCCCCATCCCAACTGGATAGCAGGTGTGACCAGACAGACTTTTACCGGGGGTGAAACCGGGTCCATCGATATGTATGACCTGTTAAGGGCAGCCTTGAGGCAGAGGCCTGAATACATGCTTGTAGGCGAGGTAAGAGGTGCCGAGGCCTATGTCCTGTTCCAGGCTATGAGTACCGGTCATACCACATTTTCAACCTTACATGCGGATTCCGTACAGTCTGTTGTTCACCGGCTTGAAAATCCGCCCATAAATGTTCCCAGGATAATGCTGCAGGCCCTTGACATGATAATTATACAGGTCCAGGTCAGGATTGGTGAACAAAGAGTGCGAAGGGCCAAATCCATAACTGAGATTGTGGGTGTCGATCCCAGGACAGGTGAATTATTAACAAATGAGGTGTTTACATGGTTGGCCTCAAAGGACGAATTTACTTATTCAGGTAGGTCTTATGTACTGGAATCGGTGATGCATAGCCGTGGGTGGGATGATGCCCGCATCAAGGAAGAACTAAAGAAAAGGCAGGAAATCCTGGAATGGGCGCGTATGAAGAACGTGAAGCATTATGAGGATGTTGCCAAGATAGTCGTAACTTATTATCGTGAACCTGAGACCCTGATGGAAATCGTGAGGAAGGAATTATATGGTAGTTAG
- a CDS encoding secretion system protein encodes MVVRYLSSYSYRLFGSYFSKRRAQYFDLRQELLKTRFNISFDMYLSLAVLCSLLMMVVGFLFAILVVSAFSTPDIFVTRSFFTDIFESFQEYKNLAFNIISVVVITGIFTVGTFIAFLNYPKMINSNRKRSIDTILPYAVHYMSAMSGAGVIPVDIFSSLAKNKIYGEAAVEASYVVRDIKVLGNDLVQAMKNVASTTPSYRLQEFLQGAVTIVSSGGDLESFLKLKADQFVIESKREQKEFLETLGLIAETYVTAFVAGPLFLLVMMSVMTIMGGMNLMIMYLLIYLVIPVGSIVFVVLVSSMTPEV; translated from the coding sequence ATGGTAGTTAGGTATCTTTCCTCGTATTCATACCGTTTATTCGGCAGCTATTTTAGTAAGAGACGTGCCCAGTATTTTGACCTCAGGCAGGAATTGCTAAAGACCAGATTCAATATCAGTTTTGATATGTATCTTTCCCTTGCGGTTTTATGTTCACTGTTAATGATGGTGGTAGGATTCTTATTTGCAATTTTAGTTGTATCTGCCTTCAGTACTCCTGATATTTTTGTGACCCGTTCGTTTTTCACTGATATTTTTGAAAGTTTCCAGGAATATAAAAACCTGGCATTTAATATTATTTCCGTTGTCGTTATCACGGGTATTTTCACTGTAGGTACATTTATTGCATTCCTGAACTATCCAAAGATGATTAACAGCAACAGGAAACGTAGTATTGATACGATACTTCCTTATGCTGTGCATTACATGTCTGCAATGTCAGGCGCAGGCGTCATTCCTGTGGATATATTTTCAAGTCTTGCCAAGAACAAGATATATGGGGAAGCTGCAGTAGAGGCTTCATATGTGGTAAGGGATATCAAAGTACTGGGCAATGATCTTGTCCAGGCCATGAAGAATGTGGCATCTACTACACCATCATATCGGCTGCAGGAATTCTTACAGGGCGCAGTAACCATCGTATCTTCCGGTGGTGACCTGGAATCATTTTTAAAGCTTAAGGCAGACCAGTTTGTTATAGAAAGCAAGCGGGAACAAAAGGAGTTCCTTGAAACGCTCGGATTAATAGCTGAGACCTATGTGACCGCATTTGTGGCAGGACCCTTGTTCCTGCTCGTCATGATGTCTGTCATGACTATCATGGGCGGTATGAACCTGATGATCATGTACCTGTTGATATACCTGGTAATCCCTGTGGGAAGCATTGTGTTTGTGGTGCTTGTCAGTAGTATGACCCCGGAGGTGTGA
- a CDS encoding type II secretion system F family protein, translating into MENRGPIDEKEEQLPEDTITIDEKGETPPGDTIAIDEKEETPPEDTIAIDEKEETPPEDTITIDEKGETPFGDTVPIDEKEETPPEDTIAIDGKEETSPEDTIAIDEKEETPFGDTVPIDENKKIFTEDDLLLEKDKVHLQMEAARKWIDLRHFIKSPQQEIKKEPAYALLISIPIALIFLILGGLKTGFTPAFDDVLLFTVLMAIVPPGFLHYLKRRRVKRIEQYFPNFLRDVAEMNRSGMTLTKSVGMVSKGEYGDLTIEIAKINAMLSWGISFEDALDRFADRVATPLIYRSVALINQASRAGGNVPDVLEVAAKDAYVLKMMEKDRASNMIIYVIISYMSFGVFLFVIGILSYSFIPVMAEASITANAAGGGAEEFIGVFNPEMFRRLFFHASLIQGFSSGLVAGQMGEGEVIAGLKHSVILTLIAWFTFTFFI; encoded by the coding sequence TTGGAGAACAGAGGACCCATTGACGAAAAGGAGGAACAACTCCCGGAGGATACTATTACAATTGACGAAAAAGGGGAAACACCTCCAGGGGATACTATTGCAATTGACGAAAAAGAGGAGACACCTCCAGAGGATACTATTGCAATTGACGAAAAAGAGGAGACACCTCCAGAGGATACTATTACAATTGACGAAAAAGGGGAAACACCTTTTGGGGACACTGTTCCAATTGATGAAAAAGAGGAGACACCTCCTGAGGATACTATTGCAATTGACGGAAAAGAGGAAACATCTCCTGAGGATACTATTGCAATTGACGAAAAAGAGGAAACACCTTTTGGGGACACTGTTCCAATTGATGAAAATAAAAAAATATTTACAGAAGATGACCTCCTACTTGAAAAAGATAAAGTACATCTCCAGATGGAAGCGGCAAGAAAATGGATCGATCTCCGCCATTTCATAAAATCACCCCAACAGGAAATTAAAAAAGAACCAGCTTACGCATTATTGATCAGTATACCTATTGCCCTGATCTTCCTGATACTTGGAGGTCTGAAGACAGGCTTTACACCTGCATTTGATGACGTATTGCTTTTCACGGTTCTCATGGCCATAGTCCCTCCCGGATTTCTTCATTATTTAAAAAGACGTAGAGTAAAAAGGATTGAACAGTATTTCCCAAATTTCCTAAGGGACGTTGCCGAGATGAACCGCTCAGGTATGACACTGACAAAATCGGTTGGCATGGTGTCTAAAGGTGAATATGGAGATCTCACTATTGAGATTGCCAAGATCAATGCTATGCTTTCATGGGGTATATCATTCGAAGATGCCCTTGACAGATTTGCAGACCGGGTTGCTACGCCGCTTATATATCGTTCAGTCGCATTGATCAACCAAGCCAGCCGGGCCGGCGGTAACGTACCAGATGTGCTGGAAGTAGCTGCCAAGGATGCCTATGTCCTTAAAATGATGGAAAAGGATCGTGCAAGTAACATGATCATCTACGTGATAATCAGTTACATGTCATTTGGGGTATTCCTGTTTGTAATTGGGATTCTTTCGTATTCCTTTATTCCGGTGATGGCAGAAGCCAGTATAACAGCCAATGCAGCTGGCGGTGGAGCAGAAGAGTTTATTGGTGTTTTCAATCCAGAGATGTTCAGGCGCCTGTTCTTCCATGCATCATTGATACAGGGTTTTTCATCCGGACTTGTGGCAGGACAGATGGGTGAAGGCGAGGTTATAGCCGGGTTGAAACATTCTGTGATCCTTACACTGATTGCCTGGTTCACCTTTACATTCTTCATCTAA